A segment of the Parasphingopyxis algicola genome:
TGCTTCGCCCCGATCCGCGTGATCGAGCCCGCCCGAGAGTTTTCCGGCACGCTCGAATTCGATCCGGCCAAGATCCGCGAAGCCATTGCCGCCGGCCGTGCGGCGGTGGAGCGCGAATGGAAAGCGCTTGAACCGCTGATCGGGTGATGCGCTTTCGAGCAATGCGCGGCGGGCGGATGCAGGGAACGACATTGTCAGTTGACGCGCAGCAATGCGGCGCGTGATATCCGTATCAGTAACGATACGGATCGGGGGACAGTCGTCATGGGAGACACCCAAGCGAAGATCGAACGGCAGGGCCGCTGCCTGTGCGGCGCGGTGACGATCACCGCCAAGACGGCCGGGCACGGTGTCGGCAGCTGTCATTGCGCGATGTGCCGCCGCTGGGGGAGCGGGCCGTTCATGGATGTCGATTGCGGCCAGGATGTCCGCATCGAGGGTGAGGAGAATATCACCCGCTACCAGTCCTCCGACTGGGCCGAGCGCGCCTTCTGCAGGAAATGCGGCACGAACCTCTTCTACCGGCTAAAAGAGGCCGATCACCATATCGTGTCGGTCGGGCTGTTCGAGCCGGAGGACGAGATGGCGCTCAAGCTCGAAGTCTTTATCGACGAGAAGCCGGATTTCTATAGCTTTGCCGGAGACGCCCAGAAACTGACCGGGGCGGAGCTGTTCGCGATGATGCAGGGGCAGGACTGACCGGATGACGGCCGATGCGGCCATCCGCGACGACACGGCCGCGATGATGCGCGTCCTCGAGGCGGCCGGCGAGCGGGGCGTCGATATCGTGCCGATCGTGTTCGAGTGCTTCTTCGCCGCCTTTCCCGAGGCCCGCGCGCTCTTCCCCAATCTCGAGGCCGCGGCCGGGCGGATGGTCAACGAAACGCTCGAGGCGATGCTCGGGCTCGCCGAAAACGCCTGGTGGGTCGAGACGACGATCGTCAATTTCGTCGACCTCCACCGCAACTATGGCGCGATTCCGGACGCGCAATGGACGGCCTGGGTGGACATGACGGTCGATGCGCTGGCCGAGGCCGCGGGTGAGGGCCCGGGTGCCGAGGGCGAACGCGCCTGGCGGCGGCAGGCCGAGCGGCTGAAGGCGATGATCGCCGCCGCATAGCCGCGTCCGCCGCCCTGGTCCCTCCGGCCCGCTTGCAAGGGATGCCCGGGCCTGTCAGGTTCGCCGCCGCAAACTCCGGACGAGGACCGAAACGATGAGCGAAGAGACGCTGGAAGGCCGCTGCCTGTGCGGTGCGGTGACGGTGACCGCGACGCCCGCGCGGCCGCATATTGGGGCCTGTCATTGCGCCATGTGCCGCCGCTGGGGCGGGATCGCCTTTGCCGGCGTACAATGCGGCGAGAATGTCGCCTTCACCGGCGAAGAGCATATCGCGCGCTACGCCTCGTCCGCCTGGGCCGAGCGCGGCTTCTGCAAGCGATGCGGCACCAACCTCTTCTATCGCTTCACGCCCGCGAACAATTATTCGCTCACCGCCGGGCTGTTCGACGACACGGGCGCGCTGACCCTGGACGAACAGATCTTCATCGACGAAAAACCGGACTGGTACGATTTCGCGCAGGACACGCCGAAAAAGACCGGGCCCGAGATTATCGCGGAGGCGAAGGCGGCGGGTTTCGAATTCGAGTAGCAGGCGATGCCGCTTCGCCGGTCCGGCGCGGCGGATGCGGCGCGGAAAGTGGCGAAGGTTGCGGGCATAGGGGGGGCTGAGCGCGAAAATCGCCGGAAAACGGGCGTTTCGGGCCGACCCCGTCCCGAACGGCGCAACTTCGAGCCAACTTGCGCCAGCTTGTGCCGCGGGCACGCGGCGATCGGGAGACGGACGCCCGCCCGGGCGTCCCGCGCCGCATGCCGCCCATTGACCCTTTGGAAAGGAAAAAATGGCATGATTCCCGCATCATGCCGCCGGAGATCGCCGCCCTGATCGACAAGCCCTGGCTGCTGGCGATCGTCCTCGGCGCCGGCGCGGTGCTCGGCATCGCGGTCGAGCGGTTCGTCGAAAGCCTGAAACGCGCCGAACGCCGCGCCTATTGGAAGGGGCGCAATTCCGCCAAAAAACGATCCGGCGCTTCTGGTGCGGGCGGGGCGAAGGGCGCGACCGATCTCGCCGCCGACCAGCTGCGCACCGTGATGCAGGCCAGCTTCCGCGCCCGGCCGCTCCTCAACAAGCCCGAGCGGCGGCTGCTCGGCGTGATCGACGCGGCGCTCGCGGCGGAAAACCCGGGCTGGCGCGCGATGGGGCAGGTCAGCCTGGGCGAGATCCTGTCGAGTACGGACAAGGACGCCTATTTCGCGATCAACTCGAAGCGCGTCGACCTCTTGATCGTAGACGCCGACTGCCAGCCGCTCCACGCCGTCGAGTTCCAGGGCGCGGGCCATCACACGGGCAAAACCGCCGCCGCGCGCGACGCGGTGAAGAAGGAAGCCCTGCGCCGCGCCGGGATCGGCTATGTCGAAGTCGTCAAGGGCGACACGCCCGCCGAGGTGCGCGAGATGGTGCGGAAGCTTGTGGGGCGGGTGGCGAGCGGGGCGGGGTGATTGGGTGGAAGGTGAGGCGGTCAGGCGGCCTTCGGCGCCGGCGCTCCCCGCAGCAATCCTTCGGCGGACAGGTCTTCGTCGATATCGGGCCAATGGATGCCATAGCCGCCGCCCGCAATCTCCCAGTGCGCGCGCTGATCGGGCGAGGCATCGAACAACCGCGGATACCAGGCGAGCGGCACCGCGATCGTGCGCCCGTCCTTGAGATCGACGATCAGCCGGTCTTCGTCGAAGCGCACGTCATGGATGCGCTCATCCGTCTTGAGAGCCGAAATAGCCATGCCATGCTTTTAGCAGGCTTTCGCGATTGTCGCGAACGATATCGAACAGCGCGGCCAGCTCCCTGGCGTTGAAGCCGAAATTGCGGGCGATCGCCGGATCGTCCAGCCACACCTTCGCGCTCGCCCCGCCCTTGTCGGCATGCACATGCGGCGGCTCGTTGGGCTCGTGGCTGTAGAAATAGAGGCGATAGCCGGACTGGCGGAGCACGGTGGGCATGGGCGAGCCATGCCACATTCGCTCGGTAAAGTCGCTTGGGAACGAAGGCCGATTTTCCAAATGACGAGCACTTAGGCTGGCGCGCGATGGGGCAGGTGTCGCTGGGCGAGATCCTGTCGAGCCCGGACGACGACGCCTATTTCGCGATCAATTCGAAGCGCGTCGACCTGCTGATCGTCGACGCCGACTGCCGCCCGCTCCACGCCGTCGAATTCCAGGGCGCGGGCCACCACACGGGCAAGAGCGCCGCCGCGCGCGACGCGGTGAAGAAGGAAGCCCTGCGCCGCGCCGGGATCGGCTATGTCGAGGTTGTGAAGGGCGACACGCCGGCCGAGGTGCGGGAGATGGTGCGGAAACTGGCGGGTCGGGTGAGGAGTGGGGCGTAGAAATGGAGCGGGGCGCGTCATGCGCTGAGCGGATCATCGACGCTCCTACGTTGCAAGGAATTTGGATGATGGCACCAGTGACCCCTTCCAACGTTTATGATACTTGCTTTGAAGTGGGCACCGAATATTCAAGATTAAAGGCCGTCTGGAATCAGGAAAACATACCTGTCATTTTGCGACGTGGCCTAAAAGGCCAACGCCTGCGGCTAAGATTACCGTATGCTAAGTCTAACTATTCTTGGCTAAGAAATGAACGGCGGACAAAGCCAGATTGGAAGCCCAGCGAGAGATACTGGGAAATTCCAAAAGCTTGGTTTAATGATTTTGTCGACCGTGCGCTCGAATGCTACGGACGCGTTTATGTCATTCAACCCTATCGGGAGCAGGAGATTTGCGCTCCAGCTTGTATGAACGCGACTGGGCATGAATGTCAGTGCTCTTGCATGGGAGCCAACCACGGCGTTGGCAATAATGGTAGCTGGTTTGAGGTTTCTGAGACGTTTGCCACGCGCTGGGGTTCACAAGAAGTAGCGTGCAGGCTTTTAACGGCGACTAACTGAAAGAACACGACGCAAGCAGCGCACATGTTGAAGGGATAGGAATGCCGAAAGGACCATCTCTTACCGATGAAGAAAAGCGCATTGTCAAAGCTCTAAGTGATTCCGACGAGCGGAATCAGGACATCCACGTGCTGATAAATATCGGCCGAACCCCGACAGTGAATTTTGGCAGGCTAAGTGGGATTGCCGATTGGGACATAGAGCCTGCTTCTGAAGACGAAGTTGCAAAGTTTCGATTTGAGAAATCTCTGACCGATCTCCGAACGGGTCTATCGCCATTCACTGATGAGCGACTTGTGCGGTCGCGCGAGGCTATGCTTCTTGCAGTGCAACTTTTCAACAACCCGCTTTTGAATTTTAAGGTCGAAGTATTTGCCGTTCTAGCGAACATTGCTTGGACGTATTTGCTCCACGAATTTTATGTCCGAAAAGGCGTTCAGATCGAGGACGAGCAGGGCCACTCTCTGCTGTTGAGTCAAATGATCGCGCGGGACGATTGCCCGTTAAAGCCCGATGTAATCAAGAATCTGGGTGCCATGAAAATACTGCGTGATGAAGTTGAGCACAAGGTCCTCGGCTCTTTAGGCCGTTCTTTTTATACGCTTTTTCAATCTAACTGCCTGAACTTCGAAGTCGCCATCTGTGAACTTTTTGGAGAACAGTTATCGCTGGGTGACCAGCTGACGTACTCTTTGCAGTTCTCAAAACTCGCGATCGAGCAAATCGAGGTTTTGCAGAAATACGATATAAACCCTGCGATCCAAGCGATCGATGAGAAGATCAGCGGTGAGTTGGGCCTTACAGGAAAAGAAGGCGCGGGGTATCAGTTCAAAGTATCGTATTCGCTGCAAAAGTCGCCGAAAGGCGGTGCCAATTTCGTCTTCACTACAACGAATCCGCAATCGGCCAATACCCATAACGTTGTCATGGAAAAGGTTCCGGCGGACGAACTGTGGCCTTACAAGCCGAGGGCCGTTATTGACCTTGTTAGAGAGGCGACCGGGTCAGACTTCAATGGCCACCACCACACTTTAGCTTGGAAAAAAACCGGTGTACGACCTCCGCACAAATCCGACAAACCAAAATCGACCAAAAAGGAATTTTGCACCTTCCATACGGCGCATGGCGACTACACCTATTCGCAGGCGTGGGTTGACCTTCTGATCCAAATTGCAGGTGATCAAGACGAATTCAACAAACTCAAGGCCTACAAACCGAAACAATAGGTTGTCCGATTCGGCGAGTTTACTGTCTCACGCCTTCACGTAAAGCTTCCCACCCTCTTCCTTAAACTTCTCGCTCATCTCCGCCATTCCGGCTTCGGCGCCGGCCTCATCCAAATCCGCTTGGGCTGAGCCTGTCGAAGCCCTGCCCTTCACTTTTTCGTCGGATGAAGAAAAGGACGACCCTTCGACAGGCTCAGGGTGAGCGGTGTTGGTGGTGTCGGCAGCAAGAAAGCTGTCAGCCCCCTGATTCTGCTTCGCCGCGAACTCCCTGACCTCCTGGCTGATCTGCATCGAACAGAATTTCGGCCCGCACATCGAGCAGAAATGCGCGGTCTTGGCGCCCTCCGCCGGGAGCGTCTGGTCGTGGAAATCTTCCGCCGTGTCGGGGTCCAGCGACAGGTTGAATTGGTCGCGCCATCTGAACTCGAAGCGCGCCTTGCTCAGCGCGTCGTCTCTCACCTGCGCGGCGGGGTGGCCCTTCGCCAAGTCTGCGGCGTGGGCGGCGAGTTTGTAGGTTACTACGCCGACTTTCACATCGTCGCGGTCGGGCAGGCCGAGATGTTCTTTCGGCGTCACGTAGCAGAGCATCGCGGTGCCGTACCAGCCGATCTGGGCGGCGCCGATGCCGCTCGTGATATGGTCGTAGCCGGGGGCGATGTCGGTGGTGAGGGGCCCGAGCGTGTAGAAGGGCGCTTCGCCGCAGGCTTCGAGCTGCTTTTCCATATTTTCCTTGATCTTGTGCATCGGCACATGGCCGGGGCCCTCGATCATCACCTGCACGTCCTGCTCCCAGGCGACCTTGGTCAGCTCGCCCAGCGTATAGAGTTCGGCGAACTGGGCTTCGTCGTTGGCGTCGTAGATCGAGCCGGGCCGCAGGCCGTCGCCGAGGCTGAAGGCGATGTCGTACGCCTTCATGATCTCGCAGATTTCGGGGAATTTCTCGTAGAGGAAGCTCTCCTTGTGATGGCTGAGGCACCATTTCGCCATGATCGATCCGCCGCGGCTGACGATGCCCGTCATGCGTTTGGCGGCCATGGGGACATAGGGGAGGCGAACGCCGGCATGGATGGTGAAATAATCGACGCCCTGCTCGGCCTGCTCGATCAGGGTGTCGGCGAAAATCTCCCAGGTCAGGTCCTCGGCGACGCCGCCGACCTTTTCGAGCGCCTGGTAGATCGGAACGGTGCCGATGGGCACCGGGCTGTTGCGGATAATCCACTCGCGGGTGTCGTGGATATTGCGGCCGGTCGAGAGGTCCATGACCGTGTCGGCACCCCAGCGGATCGCCCAGACCATCTTGTCGACCTCGCTCGCCACGTCGGAGGCGACGGCGGAGTTGCCGATATTGGCGTTCACTTTCACCAGAAAATTGCGCCCGATCGCCATCGGTTCGCTCTCGGGATGGTTGATATTGTTGGGGATGATCGCGCGGCCCCGGGCGACCTCGTCGCGGACGAATTCGGGGGTGACGTATTCGGGGAGGGAGGCGCCGAAGCTCTCGCCCTCGCCGAGCTTGGTGCGGGCCTGTTCGGCGACGAACGCGCGGCCGAGATTCTCGCGCTCGGCGACATATTCCATTTCGGGGGTGATGATGCCTTTGCGGGCATAATGCATCTGGGTGACATTCTGCCCGGCTTTGGCGCGCAGCGGGCGTTTGACGACATTGGGGAAGGGGTCGACGCCGCCCGAGCGGTCCGGGCCGAGCTGGCCATTGTCTTCGGGCCTGGTCTCGCGCGCATCATAACTCTCGACATCGCCGCGCCCGACGATCCAGTCGCGCCGCATCGCGGGGAGCCCCGCCATGATATCGATATGCGCTTCGGGGTCGGTATAGGGGCCGGAGGTGTCATAGACGCGGACCGGGTCCTCGCCCTCTTCGAGATGGATCTCGCGCATCGCGACGCGCACGCCGGAACCCGTCTGGGCGGCGACGTGGATTTTCTTCGAGCCGCGGATCGGGCCGGTCGTGACGCCGATTTCGGTGCGGGCCGGCCCTTCGGCGTCGCTCAGGATAAAAGTGTCTGCCATGGATGCGCTCCTATACTGGTTTCGGAGCGAGGCCGGATTTCGGATGAAAGCCGCTCCCTCCCTCCGCCGGTGTCAACCGGATCAGGTTCTGCGGGTCGCGAGCCCTCACACTCTCGCCTCTCAACCGCATCGGTGCGGTCCCCCGGGGAATGGAGGCACGATAGGCGAAACGGATCGGCTTGTCATGGCTTTTCGATGTGACGGCAGCCGTTAGAATGTGCACAAGGGCTTTTGGGGAATACCGAAAACAGGAGAATGTCCGTGAAGAAATCGATCACCCTTTTTGCGTGCGTGTCCGCGCTGGCGGCCGCGCCGGCGCTCGCCCGGCCGATGACGCCCGAGGATGTGAGCCGCCTCGCCGATGTCGGCGGGATCGCGGTGTCGCCCGATGGCGCGCGGATCGCATTCGGGCGGGGCCAGCTGCCGGACATACTCTCGGGCGCGGAAAACGGGTCGACCGATACCAGCCTGCACGTCGCGACCGCCGCGATGGCGGCGCAGGACTTCCTGCCCGAGGGGATGGACGTGGGCGGCATCCGCTTCTCGCCGGACGGCCGGATGATCAGCTTTCTCTGGAAGGACGAGGACGACGAGGATGCCCATGCCGCGCTCTACGGCATTCCCGTCGCGGGCGGCGGCCATCGCCGGCTCGCCGAAATCGAGGGCGCCGATATCCGCAGTTATGAATGGGCGCCGGATTCGCGCAGCGTCTATGTGATCGCCCGCGCGGCGACCGATCCGCGCCGCCATGCCGAGAGCGAGGCCGGGTTCAACGCGGTGATCTACGAGGAGGAGCAGCGGTTCCACCGGCTGTTCGCGGTGACGCCGGGCAGCGATGCGGAGCCGCGCGCGCTTGAGATAGAGGGGCATGTGACGGAGCTGCGCGTCGCGCCCGACGGCGACTGGCTGGCGCTGCGCTGGGCGCCGACGACGCGGGTCGACGACAGTTTCACCGCGCAGCGCGTCGTGATCGTCGATGCCGATGACGGCGCGATCCGGACGACGGTCGAGACGCCGGGCAAGATCGACGATTTCGAGATTTCGCCGGACGGATCGATGCTGTCGCTGATCGCGGCGGTCGACCAGCATGATCCCGCGCCGACGACCCTGCATCTCGTTAACGCCGCGACCGGCGCCTTCACCGCGGTCAATGCCGGCGCGGCCGAGGCGGTCGTCGACACCGAATGGCTGGCCGACGGCCGGCTCGCCGCCGCCGTGCATGTCGGCGCGCAAAGCGAGCTGCGCTTCTACGATGCCAGCGGCGCGCAGACCGGCACCGTCGATCCGGGCGCGCTCATCTTGCGCCGCATCGAGGCGGCGGGCGACCGGCTGGCCGCGGTCGCCGATGCGCCGGCGCATCCCAATGAGCTCTTCCTGCTCGACGGCGGCAGCTTCGCACGATGGACGACGCTCAACCCCTGGCTCGCCGATATCGATATGGGCGCGCAGCGCACGATGACCTATCAGTCGCGCGACGGCCATACGATCGAGGGCATCGCGATCGAGCCGGTCGGCGGTGCGCCCTCGGGCGGCGCCCCGACCATCCTCACCGTGCATGGCGGGCCCGAAGCGCATTATTCGAACGGCTGGCTGACCCGCTATTCGATGGCCGGGCAGGTTGGAGCGGGCCAAGGCTATGCGATCTTCTACCCGAACTATCGCGGCAGCACCGCATACGGCACGGACTTCTCCAAGCTCCACCAGGGCGATTATGCGGGCGGCGAATTCAACGATCTGGTCGACGGCATCCAGGCGCTGGGCGCGGAAGGCCTGGTCGATCTCGAGCGGGTCGGCATAACCGGCGGCTCCTATGGCGGCTATGCGACGGCCTGGGGCGCGACCGCGCTGACCGAGCATTTCGCCGCCGCGGTGATGTTCGTCGGCATCTCGAACCAGATCTCCAAATTCGGCACCGGCGACATTCCGAACGAGATGTATCTCGTCCATTCGCGCGCCTGGCCGTGGGAGGACTGGCAGGCGATGCTCGAGGTCAGCCCGATCTTCCATGCCGGCCAGGCGCAGACGCCGATCCTCATCCTGCATGGCGAGGAGGATACGCGCGTCGATCCCGGCCAGAGCTACGAACTCTACAACGCGCTCAAGATCCGGACCGAAACGCCGGTCCGGCTCGTCCTCTATCCGGGCGAGGGCCATGGCAACCAGCAGGCCGCCGCGCGCTACGATTACAATGTCCGGCTGATGCGCTGGATGGACCATTATCTGACCGGCCCCGGCGGCGAGCCGCCCGCACCGCGCATCGAACTGCCGGAGGGCATGATCGAGGCGGAGGCGGGCGAATAGGCCGGACCGCAGTGCGAGGGCGCGCCGCTCCGGCGCGGCCTCCTCGGCCCGCCGGCCTCAGGCGAAGGGCGTGGCGAACTCGAGGCGGATGCCGCCGGGGATCGCGCACATGAAATGGCGGACCGCCGATCCTTCGGACAAGGCGCCCGGCTCGCTCTCGATCGACGCACCGGGCCAGTTGCGGACTTTGGAACAGGCGATATCGAGCGCCTCATCGTCCGCGACCTGGATCGCCAGGTGGTGCAGGCCCGCGTTGCGCCTGCGGTCGAACGGAATCGCGGTCGCCGGATCGTCGAGCTGCCATAGCGTCAGCAGCGTATGACCGTCCGAAAGGAAATGGGACGGATAGTCGGGATCGCCGCCGACGGTGCGATAGCCGAGCGCGTCGCGGAAGAATGCGTGCGTCGCTTCGAGATCGGGGACGGCAAGGCCGACATGGTGGACGCCCTGGGTCAGGGATTCGGTCATCGGATATCTCCATTATGCGTGAATGTTCGGGGGAAGTGTCAGGCCGCCGGGCGGTTCAGCGCGATCCATTCGGCTTCGGTGAAGCGCGGCGTGATATGCTGCGGGCAGTTCCAGTCGAACCCTATGACGTCGATCAGATAGGCCCGCTCGGGAATCGCCTTGTAGCGATCGGGCGTGAGCGCGGCGACGCGGTCGGGATCGTCGTCGCCGGAAACGATCCGGGCACGGCCGAGCAGTTTGAGCCGGCGGCGGTTCGGATAGTCCATCAGGAACAGCGAAACGCGCGGCTCAATCGTCAGATTGGCGGTGCTGACATGCTGGCGGTTGCCGCGATAGTCGGCAAAGCCGAGCCGGTTATCCGACAGGGTTTTGAGAAAACCGGCCGGCCCGCCGCGATGCTGGACATAGGGCCAGCCCTCTTCGGTGACGCTCGCCATGTAGAAACTGTCTCGGGCGGCGATGAAAGCGATTTCCTTTTCGGTCAGCCGGTCGGGTCCGCCTTCGCCCCCGCCTTCCATGCGGGCATAGGCCGTGCGCGATCCGTCGCGCCGCTGCAGTTCGCGAATCGAATCGGTGAACAATGTCCGGACGTAATTCTGCGCCATGGCTGTCTCTCCGTTTCGCGGGGCGGCTGTCGGTCAAGGCGATTGCGCGCCGCCGGTGGATTGCCAGACGGATACAGAATTGCAGAAATATCGATAATCCTGTAATTTGGCAGGACACTATTTCAGATAAAGAAATAATAGATGGATCGGCTGCTCTCGCTCGAAATGTTCGTCGCCGTTGCCCGCGAGGGCGGCTTCGCGGCCGCCGCGCGCCGATTGCGGGTTTCGGCGTCCTCGGTGACGCGCGGCATCGCGGCGCTCGAACAGCGGCTTGGCGTGTCGCTCTTTCACCGGTCCACGCGTGCGGTGAAACTGACCGAAGAGGGCGCCGACCTGCTCCCGCGGGCCGCGGCCATCCTGGACGATGTCGCCGACGCGGAGCGCATCGCGGGCGGGCCCTCTGCTGAACCGCACGGCCGGCTCGTCGTCACCGCGCCGGTCCTTTTCGGCCGCCTGCATGTTCTCCCCGTTGTCGGCGAGCTGATCGATCGCTACCCCGCGCTCGACATCGATATGATGCTGGTCGACCGCAATGTACGGATTGTCGAGGAAGGGATCGATGCCGCCGTCCGGATCGGCGAGCTGTCCGATTCCGCGCTGCGCGCCGTCCGCATCGGCGCGGTGCACCCGGCCATTGTCGCCAGTCCCGCCTATCTCGCCAGATTCGGTACGCCCGAAACGCCAGCGGATCTCGATCGCCACAGACTGATCGCATCGAGCGGTCCGCGCGCGCTCTCCGAATGGCGTTTCGGCCAGCCCGCCGCCCGGCCGCCGCGCCCGCGGCTGCGGGTCAACACCGTCGATTCGGCGCTCGCCGCGGCCGAAGCCGGCATCGGCATCGCGAGCCTGCTCAGCTATCAGGCCGCGCCGGCGCTGCAGGCGGGCCGGCTGGTCGAGCTGCTCCGGTCCGAGCGCGGCGGGACACAGCCGGTCCATCTGCTCTTTGCCGAGACCCGTTCGGGCATTCCGGCGGTTCGCCGGTTCATCGAGGCGATGCGAGAGCGCGGCCGGGCGCACGGGTGGGGCGGCTAGATCGACGGCGCAAGCTGGCCGTACTCCGCATCGGTGCCATCGCCGCGCTGCCGCCGCTTCATTCGGCCGCCGCGGCCTCCGTTTCCGGGGCCTCCTCCGTCTCGCCCGCATAGACGAACTCGGCGCCCTCGACATAGATCGCCGGAATGACGTCGCACTCGGTCCAGTAATCCTGGGTATGGCGCCATTCGGGCTTGTCGCCGGCCTTGGGCAGCAGGTGCATGTCGCGCATCAGGTAATTGGGGTTGAAGTCCTCGGGATCGACCCAGGGGCCGATCGTCATGTCGGCGTCTTCGGGGCGCAGCGCGACCTCGACCCGGGCGGCGCCCGTTGCGTCCATATGGCCCAGCAGGCGGCAGACGAAATCGGAGACGATATCGACGCGTAGCGTCCAGCTCGCGCGGAAATAGCCGAAGATCCAGACCATGTTGGGCACGCCGGTGAACATCATGCCGCGATAGGTGATCGTTTCGGGCCAGCTGACGGGTTCGCCGTCGACGGTGAAAGGGATGTCGCCGAGCACCGACAGGTTGAAGCCGGTCGCGGTGACGATAATGTCGGCCGCGATCTCCTCGCCCGAGGAGAGCAAGACGCCCTTTTCGGTGAAGCGGTCGATCGTATCGGTGACGATGCTCGCCTTGCCGCTGGCGATCCCCTGGAACAGGTCGCCGTCGGGGATAAAGGCGAGCCGCTGCTGCCAGGGCCGGTACTTCGGAGTGAAATGTGTTTCGATATCGAAGTCTTCGCCGAGAAATTCGCGCACGCCCTGGAGCAGCTCCTCCTTCACCACTTCCGGTTCGGTCTTGCAGCGGCTCGTCGTCTGCAGCTGGTCGAACAGGATCTTCTTGCGGACGATCGGATGGATGATTTCCTCGTCGATCTCGATCTCGCGCAACGTGTCGGCCAGCTCGTTGGCGTTGGGGGCGGGCCAGAAATAGGTCGGCGAGCGCTGGAGCAAAGTCACATGCTCCACCTCTTCGGCAATCGCCGGGACGAGGGTCGCCGCCGTCGCCCCCGACCCGATGACGAGTACGCGCTTGTCCTTGAGATCGGCGTTCTCGGGCCAGAGCTGCGGATGGATGATCTCGCCTTCGAAATCGTCCATCCCCTCCCATTCGGGCGTGTAAGGGTTTTCATGGCTGTAATAGCCTTGGCACATCCAGAGGAAATTGGCGGTGAAGCGTTTTCGCGCGCCCGTTTCATTCTCCGTCGCCTGGAGCGTCCACAGATTGTCGGCGCGCGAGAAATGGGCGGCCGTGATCGTGTGGCCGTAGCGGATATGCTGATCGATCCCGTTCTCCTCGATCACCTCGCCCATATATTTGAGGATCTCCTCGGCGCTGGCGATCGGGGCCGAGGTCCAGGGCTTGAAGCGATAGCCGAAGGTGTAGAGATCGCTGTCCGAGCGGATGCCCGGATAGGTGTGCGTCACCCAGGTGCCGCCGAACGTGTCCTTCTTTTCGAGGATCAGGAAACTCTTGCCCGGGCACTGGTTCTGCAGGTGCCAGGCCGCGCCGATCCCCGATATGCCCGCGCCGACGACGAGCACGTCCACATGGATCGCATCAGGGCTCGCATCAGGGGTCGCATCGCCCGTCACATCCGTCTGTCGGCTCGGCATATCCATTTCCGCTCTCCCTCGATGCTGCACTTTTGCTGCGCAGCATGGCGAGCTGCATTGACATGAGTCAAATCGCGCGGCTTTCGGAAAGCGCGATCCCGCGCGCCGCAGGCTCAATCGGCCGGCCTGGCTCCGAACCCGGCGGCCGCGTAGAGCGCGGCCGCCGCGAGCAGCATCGCGCTTCCGACAAAGGGGCCGACCGCGGCGTAGATCAGCGCCGCATCGGCCGCGAGCAGAAGCGCGCAGCCGAACAGCAGCGTCCGGAGCGAAGCGATGCCGAACCAGGCGGCGGCGAACAGCCCGGCGGCGATCGCCAGCCAGTGGAGGGAGGGAAAGAGCCAGATCGTCGGGATCGCGCGGGCGAAGAAGGACCGGTCGGCCAGGCCGTCCACCCAGGCCGAAATCTCGGCAAAGCCGGTGAAGTGGAATGCGGCGGTAACCAGCAATGTCAAACTGCCGAGCGCGACGAGCGCGATGGTTCCCGCGCGCTTCATCGATTCACCCTGTTCGCGCACGGCACATCAGTCGCCCGCGTCCCAGCCCTGTTCGCTGCACTCGAACACGATACCCTCGCCCTCGCTCTCGACGACGGACACCAGCCCGTAATAATCGT
Coding sequences within it:
- a CDS encoding flavin-containing monooxygenase, whose translation is MDMPSRQTDVTGDATPDASPDAIHVDVLVVGAGISGIGAAWHLQNQCPGKSFLILEKKDTFGGTWVTHTYPGIRSDSDLYTFGYRFKPWTSAPIASAEEILKYMGEVIEENGIDQHIRYGHTITAAHFSRADNLWTLQATENETGARKRFTANFLWMCQGYYSHENPYTPEWEGMDDFEGEIIHPQLWPENADLKDKRVLVIGSGATAATLVPAIAEEVEHVTLLQRSPTYFWPAPNANELADTLREIEIDEEIIHPIVRKKILFDQLQTTSRCKTEPEVVKEELLQGVREFLGEDFDIETHFTPKYRPWQQRLAFIPDGDLFQGIASGKASIVTDTIDRFTEKGVLLSSGEEIAADIIVTATGFNLSVLGDIPFTVDGEPVSWPETITYRGMMFTGVPNMVWIFGYFRASWTLRVDIVSDFVCRLLGHMDATGAARVEVALRPEDADMTIGPWVDPEDFNPNYLMRDMHLLPKAGDKPEWRHTQDYWTECDVIPAIYVEGAEFVYAGETEEAPETEAAAAE